A genomic segment from Thermococcus sp. LS1 encodes:
- a CDS encoding 16S rRNA methyltransferase encodes MLHLVIADSELELAPKSIVDHPAIVNYAKRRNKKPEEVLLDSTYHHSALKKLEDGERRGRPDIVHVCLLNALESIANKEGKLRVYVHTRNDEVIYIKPETRIPRNYNRFVGLMESLFKNRVVPEGLELLRMEEKSLAELIDEIKPDGVFVMHENGESMKPQEFGKVLAGLQSPLVVVGGFPHGDFRSEIPGKKISLYKAPLMAWTVVNEIIINFEHWVL; translated from the coding sequence ATGCTCCACCTGGTGATAGCTGACTCCGAGCTGGAGCTGGCTCCAAAGTCAATAGTTGATCACCCGGCGATAGTCAACTACGCCAAGAGGAGGAACAAGAAGCCAGAGGAAGTACTCCTGGACAGCACTTACCATCACTCGGCGCTCAAGAAGCTCGAAGACGGCGAGAGGCGCGGGAGGCCGGACATAGTACACGTCTGCCTCCTCAACGCGCTCGAGAGCATAGCGAACAAGGAGGGTAAGCTCCGCGTCTACGTCCACACGAGGAACGACGAAGTGATTTACATCAAGCCAGAGACTAGGATTCCGAGGAACTACAACCGCTTCGTTGGTCTGATGGAAAGTCTCTTCAAGAACCGCGTTGTGCCTGAGGGACTTGAGCTGCTTCGCATGGAGGAGAAGAGCCTGGCTGAGCTCATCGACGAAATAAAACCGGACGGAGTCTTCGTCATGCACGAGAACGGGGAGTCCATGAAGCCTCAGGAGTTTGGAAAGGTCCTTGCAGGACTCCAGAGTCCGCTGGTGGTTGTCGGAGGATTTCCCCACGGAGACTTCAGGAGTGAAATTCCCGGAAAGAAGATAAGCCTTTACAAAGCTCCATTGATGGCATGGACAGTTGTGAACGAGATAATCATCAACTTTGAGCATTGGGTTCTCTGA
- a CDS encoding translation initiation factor IF-5A, with the protein MGDKTKVQVSKLKPGRYILIDGEPCRIANITVSSPGKHGSAKARIEAVGIFDGKVRSIVKPTSAEVDVPIIDKRTAQIIAMTPDTVQIMDMETYELYDVPIETGVADEVKDQLKEGINVEYWETLGRIKIMKIKGE; encoded by the coding sequence ATGGGAGACAAGACCAAGGTTCAGGTTAGCAAGCTCAAGCCGGGAAGGTACATCCTCATCGATGGAGAGCCCTGCAGGATAGCCAACATAACCGTTTCCTCACCGGGCAAGCACGGTTCAGCCAAGGCTAGGATCGAGGCCGTTGGCATCTTTGACGGCAAGGTCAGGAGCATCGTTAAGCCCACCAGCGCTGAAGTTGACGTTCCGATCATTGACAAGAGGACCGCCCAGATCATCGCCATGACTCCAGACACCGTCCAGATTATGGACATGGAGACCTACGAGCTCTACGACGTTCCGATCGAGACCGGCGTCGCCGACGAGGTCAAGGACCAGCTCAAGGAGGGCATCAACGTCGAGTACTGGGAGACCCTTGGCAGGATCAAGATCATGAAGATAAAGGGCGAGTGA
- a CDS encoding HPP family protein, with translation MNVESALERFHSLKLTDIMPKFETMPVVTADADLMSVLKILRTRHHVWVVENKESMKLVGIIRYIDVIDVLLPPEAHKFKLGMTSRTMRSMLGGATKAEDIAERHVLTIEEDATVLEALMKMRKYRIQVLAVVKDGKLVGEVSLRILIDELLRLLRVGGAQWKQ, from the coding sequence ATGAACGTCGAGTCAGCCCTCGAGAGGTTTCACTCACTCAAGCTGACCGATATAATGCCCAAGTTCGAAACCATGCCAGTCGTTACCGCTGATGCTGACCTGATGAGCGTACTCAAGATACTGAGGACAAGGCACCACGTCTGGGTCGTCGAGAACAAGGAGAGCATGAAGCTCGTGGGTATCATCCGCTACATCGATGTGATAGATGTCCTCCTGCCGCCAGAGGCCCACAAGTTCAAGCTCGGAATGACCAGCAGGACGATGCGCTCTATGCTGGGCGGGGCGACGAAGGCAGAGGATATAGCCGAGAGGCACGTGCTCACCATAGAAGAAGACGCGACGGTACTTGAAGCCCTCATGAAGATGCGCAAGTACAGGATTCAGGTGCTGGCTGTGGTAAAGGACGGAAAGCTGGTCGGAGAAGTGAGTCTTCGCATACTGATTGACGAGCTACTTAGACTGCTCAGGGTAGGTGGTGCCCAATGGAAACAGTGA
- a CDS encoding metallophosphoesterase, producing MPIRLPTFRKKVLELLASSDEVKVMHVSDTPESSYRFIEELIEKTKPNYLIHTGDFADNIKLERRPELKPLYREALRKLAGILKGSDAVIYVVPGNEDDPEIVREFFGESIVEPGSIVEIEGFRFALGHTWKDVVSLEADFRLYGHNFKLIGRGLNGVLGVNFVLLPSRRTYRVKYPLGTDFDRGYKLWRGM from the coding sequence ATGCCCATCAGACTCCCAACCTTCCGGAAAAAGGTACTGGAGCTGCTCGCGTCATCCGACGAAGTCAAAGTCATGCACGTAAGCGATACTCCGGAGAGTTCCTACCGCTTCATTGAAGAGCTCATCGAGAAGACGAAACCGAACTACCTGATACACACCGGAGATTTTGCGGACAACATAAAGCTCGAGAGAAGGCCCGAGTTGAAGCCCCTCTATCGGGAGGCGCTTAGAAAACTCGCAGGAATTTTAAAGGGCTCTGATGCAGTAATCTACGTTGTTCCTGGCAACGAAGACGATCCGGAGATAGTACGCGAGTTTTTCGGAGAGAGCATCGTCGAACCGGGGAGCATCGTGGAGATAGAGGGCTTCCGCTTCGCCTTGGGTCATACTTGGAAAGACGTCGTCAGCCTTGAAGCTGACTTTAGGCTCTACGGTCACAACTTCAAGCTGATTGGGAGGGGCTTGAACGGTGTTCTTGGGGTTAACTTTGTCTTACTCCCGAGTAGGAGGACTTACCGGGTGAAATATCCGTTGGGAACAGATTTTGATAGGGGTTACAAACTTTGGAGGGGTATGTGA
- a CDS encoding sodium-dependent transporter, producing the protein MRKISVLMAFLITGYVLGIWNFLVLPKYYITFGLKGFLISLIPMLIALFLIYSEAESTKRTRYLIYELFFKIARTPALIFTLVMFLLIMLGITTYYSAYSLVYIFGIGAKYVPVIAVGTIILSVILLLMAKGKTLEFISVVSILFMLFAIVSAILVRNQALSTVTAPQAVQYMKMAVSSITSFDQSLTFRGVLYMLVSVLVSFGLGAGVYYVIGSFTPEELDLKKVLGIVFILQIILSFAAAFTVAYSLGAAYQGFGKAFQNPNIPAEESMNLYLKFQDLKEYTINSEKSPMDSIEVFYSIPEVLRGNIAHADRLIYLLMLSLYFAGLTTIIVLIEMGSQILSEVMQLDRNKSLTFVAVLGMILAGVMMVGDIRTMFLVVPFSVGALIAAVEAYPLLSSELTRNNGIVAAVIGVLFLAGLMTLYYAIRAPATTVKIGALLGLVLFVPVFMNSMLLKSRR; encoded by the coding sequence ATGAGGAAAATAAGCGTCCTTATGGCGTTCTTAATAACGGGCTATGTTCTTGGGATATGGAACTTCCTTGTTTTGCCTAAATACTATATAACCTTCGGACTGAAGGGCTTTCTGATCTCGCTGATTCCGATGCTGATAGCGCTGTTCTTGATTTACAGCGAAGCTGAGAGCACCAAGCGGACGAGGTACCTCATCTACGAGCTGTTTTTTAAGATAGCGAGAACCCCAGCGCTGATCTTCACCCTGGTGATGTTTCTTCTGATAATGCTCGGCATAACTACCTACTACTCCGCCTACAGCCTCGTGTACATCTTTGGAATCGGAGCAAAATACGTCCCAGTTATTGCAGTTGGCACAATCATACTCTCCGTAATTCTTCTCCTGATGGCGAAGGGCAAAACCCTAGAGTTCATCTCTGTCGTGTCTATCCTCTTCATGCTATTCGCCATAGTCTCGGCGATCCTTGTTAGGAACCAGGCTCTCAGCACCGTCACAGCCCCACAGGCCGTCCAGTACATGAAGATGGCAGTGTCATCGATAACTTCATTTGACCAGTCCCTGACATTCAGAGGAGTCCTCTACATGCTCGTTTCCGTGCTTGTTTCCTTTGGCCTTGGTGCTGGAGTCTACTACGTGATAGGAAGTTTCACTCCCGAAGAGCTCGACCTCAAGAAGGTTCTTGGCATAGTGTTCATACTTCAGATAATCCTCAGCTTCGCGGCCGCATTTACCGTTGCCTACTCCCTCGGTGCGGCCTATCAGGGATTTGGAAAGGCCTTCCAGAACCCAAACATCCCCGCGGAAGAGTCTATGAACCTTTATCTCAAGTTCCAGGATCTTAAAGAGTACACCATCAACAGCGAGAAGAGCCCAATGGATTCCATTGAGGTCTTCTACTCCATTCCGGAGGTTCTCAGGGGCAACATAGCCCACGCCGACAGGTTAATCTATCTCCTCATGCTCTCGCTGTACTTCGCTGGCCTGACTACGATAATAGTCCTCATTGAGATGGGCAGTCAGATACTCTCCGAGGTCATGCAGTTGGACAGGAACAAAAGCCTCACGTTTGTAGCCGTCCTCGGCATGATACTAGCCGGCGTCATGATGGTGGGGGACATCAGGACGATGTTCCTCGTTGTGCCCTTCAGCGTCGGGGCGCTCATAGCTGCAGTAGAAGCTTACCCGCTCCTCTCATCGGAGCTGACCCGCAACAACGGAATAGTAGCTGCAGTTATAGGAGTGCTCTTCCTCGCCGGCCTGATGACCCTTTACTACGCCATCAGAGCACCAGCCACCACCGTGAAGATAGGTGCACTGCTTGGCCTCGTCCTCTTCGTTCCGGTGTTTATGAACAGCATGCTGCTGAAGAGCAGGCGCTGA
- a CDS encoding saccharopine dehydrogenase family protein: protein MKVLVLGAGNVGRAIAWDLRDEFEVWVGDRSEERLNSVKDFAETVKIDASNFDSLVETMKSFELVVGALPGRFGYSSVKAAIKAGVDMVDVSFMPENPLELREEAEKAQVTVIFDVGFAPGLSHILMGRIWQEIDELKEGYIYVGGLPKEPRPPLYYRITWSPKDLIEEYTRPARVIRNGNVTAVDPFEKIERVTVGDFEFEAFVSDGLRSLLESVKAEKLEEWTLRWPGHLEKMKVLRELGFFKPEHIDKTLEVITPLMTYESPDFSIMQVVGRGILDGKKKEIGYLLYDEEKEGFTSMARVTGFTAAIVARLVAEKGCIFGVIPPEILGMRIDTFTRITEELAERGITLERWENAPPGDS, encoded by the coding sequence ATGAAGGTTCTCGTTCTTGGAGCTGGAAACGTTGGAAGGGCAATAGCCTGGGATTTAAGAGACGAGTTCGAGGTCTGGGTAGGGGACAGAAGTGAGGAAAGGCTGAACTCCGTTAAAGACTTCGCCGAGACTGTAAAAATAGATGCCTCGAACTTCGATTCCCTCGTGGAAACCATGAAGAGCTTTGAGCTCGTCGTTGGAGCTCTGCCCGGGAGGTTTGGCTACTCCTCGGTCAAGGCCGCCATAAAGGCGGGCGTTGACATGGTGGACGTCTCCTTCATGCCCGAGAACCCGCTGGAACTACGTGAGGAGGCAGAGAAAGCACAGGTTACGGTCATCTTTGACGTGGGCTTTGCTCCGGGCTTGAGCCACATACTGATGGGAAGGATATGGCAGGAGATAGACGAGCTTAAGGAGGGCTACATCTACGTCGGCGGTCTTCCCAAGGAGCCCCGCCCACCGCTGTATTACAGAATTACATGGTCACCGAAAGATCTAATTGAAGAATACACGAGGCCGGCAAGAGTGATAAGAAACGGAAATGTTACGGCAGTTGACCCGTTCGAGAAGATCGAGAGAGTAACCGTTGGTGACTTCGAGTTTGAGGCTTTCGTGAGCGACGGTCTGCGCTCTTTATTAGAGAGCGTTAAAGCTGAAAAGCTCGAAGAGTGGACACTCCGCTGGCCGGGACATCTTGAGAAGATGAAAGTTTTAAGGGAGCTGGGATTCTTCAAGCCGGAGCACATAGACAAGACACTGGAAGTTATAACTCCCCTGATGACCTATGAGAGCCCGGACTTCTCGATAATGCAGGTCGTTGGAAGGGGAATCCTCGACGGCAAAAAGAAGGAAATCGGCTACCTCCTCTACGACGAAGAGAAAGAGGGATTCACGTCCATGGCCCGGGTCACAGGCTTTACCGCGGCGATAGTAGCGCGCCTCGTCGCCGAGAAGGGCTGCATCTTTGGTGTCATACCCCCAGAGATACTCGGAATGCGCATAGACACCTTCACGCGGATCACTGAGGAGCTCGCTGAGAGGGGAATAACGCTGGAGAGGTGGGAGAATGCTCCACCTGGTGATAGCTGA
- the speB gene encoding agmatinase: MDFLYTYETLKLEFPLVEPEEAKFVLLGVPFDGTTSFKPGTRFGPTLIRHATLNLESYILDYDVDIAELPIADIGDVAVIAGDAKETAERVRETIEELKRVNPEAIPITLGGEHSITLGPVKALKPASYVVFDAHLDLRDQYEDNPYNHACVARRISELGVKEAMFGIRSGTKEEVEYAEENGIAWVHARDYDFDAFVELVKPLPEPVYLSIDIDVFDIPLVPSTGTPEAGGLAFWDVIEAIKWLAENKKIAGFDIMEVAGTELGDVTALTAAKLLFYFIGAMGKGL; the protein is encoded by the coding sequence ATGGACTTCCTCTACACTTACGAAACACTCAAGCTCGAATTCCCCCTCGTTGAGCCCGAAGAAGCAAAATTCGTCCTCCTCGGTGTCCCCTTTGACGGAACCACGAGCTTCAAGCCGGGAACAAGATTCGGGCCCACACTCATAAGGCACGCTACGCTCAACCTCGAGAGCTACATCCTTGACTATGACGTAGACATAGCCGAGCTTCCAATAGCCGATATAGGAGATGTCGCGGTCATAGCAGGCGATGCAAAAGAAACTGCCGAGCGTGTTAGGGAGACCATCGAGGAGCTGAAAAGAGTGAATCCGGAAGCGATACCGATAACCCTCGGCGGTGAGCATTCAATAACCCTCGGTCCAGTGAAAGCACTGAAGCCGGCAAGCTACGTTGTCTTCGATGCCCACCTCGATCTTCGCGACCAGTACGAGGACAACCCCTACAACCACGCCTGCGTTGCCAGAAGAATAAGCGAACTCGGCGTCAAGGAGGCAATGTTTGGCATAAGGAGCGGGACAAAGGAGGAAGTCGAGTACGCCGAAGAGAACGGCATCGCCTGGGTTCACGCCAGGGACTACGATTTCGATGCATTCGTCGAACTCGTGAAGCCCCTGCCGGAGCCGGTTTACCTATCCATCGATATCGACGTTTTCGACATCCCGCTCGTTCCATCAACTGGAACACCCGAAGCTGGCGGCTTGGCCTTCTGGGACGTCATCGAGGCTATCAAGTGGCTGGCAGAAAACAAGAAAATTGCTGGCTTCGATATCATGGAAGTCGCCGGAACCGAACTGGGGGATGTAACTGCACTCACAGCGGCAAAGCTGCTCTTCTACTTCATTGGGGCTATGGGGAAGGGGCTATAG
- a CDS encoding DUF257 family protein: MKALEDFVRSFEMGETVTIELSSCSPLHLIFYGVLKSAQEEGMNVLILDGFDRLAIVVQDLKSVGIDVDLDNLDVIKGGGKLRTGNIIAHIDVSHDERVYIRKYRDTFRRYLSSHSKTVLLVLGLEELIVKSSAGIRDEMFLMDLLRSFLNVPQRIAVYFINPSLISKRARAQVEELSTRVISVECSNGILVKIKKSIKPEEQGVEILVPMDYVTESVPHQGP, encoded by the coding sequence ATGAAAGCTCTGGAAGATTTCGTGAGATCGTTCGAAATGGGAGAAACCGTAACCATCGAACTGTCGTCATGTTCACCGCTTCATCTTATTTTCTATGGTGTCCTCAAGTCCGCACAGGAAGAAGGTATGAACGTTCTGATCCTAGACGGATTTGACCGGCTGGCAATTGTTGTCCAAGACCTTAAGAGCGTCGGCATTGATGTTGATCTAGACAATCTTGACGTCATAAAAGGTGGGGGTAAGCTAAGAACAGGAAACATAATAGCGCACATTGATGTGTCCCACGACGAGAGGGTTTACATTAGAAAGTACCGGGATACGTTCCGCAGGTACCTCAGTTCCCACTCTAAAACTGTGCTGCTTGTCCTTGGGTTGGAGGAGCTCATTGTAAAGAGCAGTGCCGGGATTAGAGATGAGATGTTTCTCATGGATCTTCTCAGATCCTTCCTCAACGTCCCCCAGAGAATCGCTGTTTATTTCATCAACCCCAGCCTGATCAGCAAGCGTGCACGAGCTCAGGTGGAGGAGCTCTCCACGAGGGTTATCTCGGTAGAGTGCTCCAACGGCATATTGGTAAAAATCAAGAAGAGCATAAAACCCGAAGAACAGGGAGTCGAGATACTTGTGCCCATGGACTATGTTACCGAGTCAGTACCTCATCAAGGACCTTAA
- a CDS encoding chloride channel protein, with amino-acid sequence MASENGRYIKKWGGVIAFSILAGLAGGIGAIAFRILIGLVHEFFFVWLLPKVSYQVGDFNLGYILLPTLGALVVSFFIVKYPDIKGNGIPEVIEAVIFKGGNIPGAFAVIKTVATAITIGSGGSVGREGPIGFIGASLTSLLARRFNLSKEMKKLLVTCGLAAGIAGTFNTPLAGAMFALEVVYMGAFSINLVPIFIAAVTGNAVTLAVLNRAVEIDIPDKIGHTLPELPLFFFLGLLLGLLAAFYARFLYSVVDRFSESKLPELSKPLIGGIGVGFLGMLFPAYGIFGIGYEGMRMAFYGELAIWLLIVLGLTKMLATALTIGSGQSGGVFAPSLYIGTMFGAAFGQLVKLILPALEPNPTVYALAGMAAFFSGMTQAPLTQILMVTELTRSYAVLPPVMTSATIGFLTARFFLREESIYTLKLRRKGYRVRTGRPVILETISVSEIMTREPVYVHENQTLLDVEHLIGETGHDCFPVVNDNLEVVGVIGIKDILKKPISLKRMRVKRFTNRAYGVTYPTETAEDAFEKLMTYDQNLLPVLESPQSRKLVGVVTKRDIYRAYYRGLEGMYID; translated from the coding sequence ATGGCCTCAGAAAACGGGCGCTACATCAAGAAGTGGGGAGGTGTAATAGCGTTCTCGATACTTGCTGGCTTAGCTGGGGGTATTGGGGCGATTGCATTCAGGATTCTAATCGGGCTCGTCCACGAGTTTTTCTTTGTCTGGTTGCTGCCGAAGGTGTCCTACCAAGTGGGAGACTTCAACCTGGGCTACATCCTCCTACCAACCCTGGGAGCCCTCGTAGTTAGCTTCTTCATCGTTAAATACCCCGACATAAAAGGCAACGGCATTCCCGAAGTTATAGAGGCGGTGATCTTCAAGGGCGGCAACATCCCCGGAGCTTTTGCGGTCATCAAGACCGTCGCAACGGCGATAACAATTGGCTCAGGCGGAAGCGTAGGAAGGGAAGGCCCAATAGGATTCATCGGGGCCTCGCTTACCTCCCTCCTCGCTCGCAGATTCAATCTCTCAAAGGAAATGAAGAAGCTCCTCGTCACCTGCGGCTTAGCCGCAGGGATAGCAGGGACCTTCAACACGCCTCTTGCGGGAGCTATGTTCGCCCTTGAGGTTGTTTACATGGGGGCGTTCTCGATAAACCTCGTGCCAATCTTTATAGCGGCCGTAACAGGCAACGCGGTCACTCTGGCAGTGCTCAACAGGGCGGTTGAAATAGACATTCCAGACAAAATAGGTCACACGCTCCCAGAACTGCCGCTCTTCTTCTTCCTAGGTCTCCTCCTCGGCCTCCTTGCGGCATTCTACGCCCGCTTCCTCTACTCCGTCGTTGACAGGTTCAGCGAGTCGAAGCTCCCCGAACTCTCAAAACCCCTCATCGGCGGCATCGGCGTTGGCTTCCTTGGAATGCTCTTTCCAGCTTACGGGATATTCGGCATAGGCTACGAGGGCATGAGGATGGCCTTCTACGGCGAGCTGGCGATATGGCTCCTCATAGTTCTCGGGCTCACAAAGATGCTTGCAACCGCACTGACCATAGGCTCTGGCCAGAGCGGTGGTGTTTTCGCGCCGAGTCTCTACATTGGGACGATGTTCGGCGCCGCCTTCGGCCAGCTGGTAAAGCTAATCCTGCCAGCGCTGGAGCCAAATCCCACTGTTTACGCCCTCGCTGGAATGGCTGCCTTCTTCAGTGGGATGACGCAGGCGCCACTGACGCAGATACTCATGGTGACCGAGCTAACGAGGAGCTACGCCGTCCTGCCCCCTGTAATGACCTCCGCGACGATAGGCTTCCTGACCGCGAGGTTCTTCCTCAGGGAAGAGTCTATATACACCCTTAAGCTCCGCAGGAAAGGTTACCGCGTCAGAACAGGAAGGCCGGTAATCCTCGAAACCATTTCGGTCAGCGAGATAATGACGCGCGAGCCCGTTTACGTCCACGAGAACCAGACACTCCTCGACGTCGAGCACCTGATAGGTGAAACCGGCCACGACTGCTTCCCCGTCGTTAATGACAACCTCGAGGTCGTTGGTGTCATTGGGATAAAGGACATTCTGAAGAAGCCGATTTCCCTCAAGAGAATGCGCGTGAAGCGCTTCACGAACAGGGCCTACGGTGTTACATATCCAACGGAAACAGCGGAGGATGCCTTTGAGAAGCTGATGACCTACGACCAGAACCTCCTTCCTGTTTTGGAAAGCCCACAGAGCAGGAAGCTCGTCGGAGTCGTCACCAAAAGGGACATATACCGCGCCTACTACCGCGGACTGGAGGGTATGTACATAGACTGA
- a CDS encoding cation:proton antiporter produces the protein METVTWLLFAIGLSLILAKIGDSIIERYELPGVLGELLMGMILGNLVYFGIVAPQYLPIVSGEEFTTDLTVVSNFLAKLGIIFLLFLGALDADLEQLKKTGLTATVSTLLGVFVPLVLGWFALMEMGYDSREAFAGGVLLTATSIGLTVRVMMDLGVLKSEVGAASLSASVMDDFLGIALVIFAVGTGSLIELSAKIVAFFIITGVIWWFLVDYYIKFAEKLHVEKGILGMVLGVMFLFAALAEGWFAAAIEGAFMMGLVLSKLPEGKRLMEDVRAIGYGLLIPFFFVHTGAMLNLTVFENAQALVLAAVLTTVAVFGKIFGRGIGAWITAWGRGREFLFTRENFWMSLQMGIGSVPRTEVALVDLMVAIHGGAISQQHAPEFIAATLIFITVSVLITPPLLKWAFKREIEEARNVKAAQKVERIQTTHRKIKEIKGSS, from the coding sequence ATGGAAACAGTGACATGGCTGCTGTTCGCGATAGGTCTCTCGCTCATCCTGGCGAAGATAGGAGACAGCATAATCGAGCGCTATGAACTACCAGGAGTCCTCGGAGAGCTGCTCATGGGAATGATTCTCGGAAACCTCGTCTACTTCGGCATAGTTGCTCCCCAGTACCTCCCAATAGTCAGCGGCGAGGAATTCACCACAGACCTGACAGTCGTCTCCAACTTCCTCGCCAAGCTGGGTATAATATTTCTGCTCTTTCTCGGTGCCCTCGATGCAGACCTCGAGCAGTTGAAGAAGACGGGCCTCACCGCCACAGTTTCGACTCTTCTTGGCGTCTTCGTCCCGCTCGTTCTTGGCTGGTTTGCCCTCATGGAGATGGGCTACGACAGCAGGGAGGCCTTCGCAGGCGGCGTTCTGCTCACGGCCACGAGCATAGGTCTCACCGTCCGTGTCATGATGGACTTGGGCGTGCTGAAGAGCGAAGTTGGAGCGGCATCACTGAGCGCGAGCGTGATGGACGACTTCCTTGGCATAGCGCTGGTAATCTTCGCAGTCGGAACGGGCAGTCTTATTGAGTTAAGCGCTAAGATTGTGGCCTTCTTCATAATAACGGGCGTTATCTGGTGGTTCCTCGTTGACTACTACATCAAGTTCGCGGAAAAGCTGCATGTCGAGAAGGGCATTCTTGGGATGGTTCTTGGCGTGATGTTCCTCTTCGCGGCTTTGGCAGAAGGCTGGTTCGCAGCTGCAATCGAAGGAGCTTTTATGATGGGACTCGTCCTCTCAAAGCTCCCAGAAGGAAAGCGCCTGATGGAAGACGTTAGGGCCATAGGCTACGGCCTGCTCATACCGTTCTTCTTCGTCCACACGGGAGCAATGCTAAATCTTACAGTCTTCGAGAACGCCCAGGCCCTCGTTCTCGCCGCTGTTCTCACTACCGTTGCAGTCTTCGGAAAGATCTTCGGTAGGGGCATCGGAGCATGGATTACCGCCTGGGGCCGCGGAAGGGAGTTCCTCTTTACCAGGGAGAACTTCTGGATGTCCCTCCAGATGGGAATTGGCTCCGTCCCCAGAACCGAAGTGGCGCTTGTTGACCTGATGGTGGCGATACATGGAGGGGCAATAAGCCAGCAGCATGCACCAGAGTTCATAGCGGCCACGCTGATATTCATAACCGTCTCAGTACTCATAACGCCGCCCCTCCTAAAGTGGGCCTTCAAGAGGGAGATAGAAGAGGCCAGAAACGTCAAGGCAGCCCAAAAGGTCGAGAGGATACAGACGACGCACAGAAAGATAAAGGAGATTAAAGGCTCTTCTTGA
- a CDS encoding DUF257 family protein, with protein MKLRIDRFLEPLTLGDTILVRYLPTDHPELLFYSAVRYALEKGENMIIADSFSTFHVFTTLLTLSGRDVAFLRDIPTVRIGGIAQEGRVVSTINPFNDVSIFAREFAKKMEEIATPETMIFFLGAGKLLSIWENNPYDLSRFFIELVMKTRIKRRFCSVIFANVGVLRPETFEKLEFYLPIILELKEGGRKAEILKHVHPEFVGLEVVP; from the coding sequence ATGAAATTGAGAATCGATAGGTTTCTGGAACCCCTTACTCTAGGAGATACAATTTTAGTTAGATACCTCCCAACCGACCATCCGGAGCTCCTGTTTTACAGTGCCGTCAGGTATGCGCTTGAAAAGGGAGAGAACATGATTATTGCAGATTCTTTCAGCACGTTCCACGTTTTCACTACACTCCTTACATTGAGCGGCAGGGACGTCGCTTTCTTGAGGGACATACCCACGGTTAGAATCGGGGGCATCGCCCAGGAGGGAAGGGTCGTATCAACCATCAATCCATTCAACGATGTATCCATCTTTGCTCGAGAGTTCGCCAAGAAAATGGAAGAGATTGCGACTCCGGAGACCATGATTTTCTTCCTCGGGGCCGGAAAGCTCTTATCAATCTGGGAGAACAACCCCTACGACCTGAGCAGGTTCTTTATTGAGCTCGTTATGAAAACCCGTATCAAGAGGAGATTCTGCAGTGTTATCTTTGCCAATGTAGGGGTACTAAGGCCCGAAACTTTCGAGAAGCTGGAGTTTTACCTCCCAATTATCCTTGAGCTCAAGGAGGGCGGAAGGAAAGCCGAGATTCTTAAGCATGTTCATCCGGAGTTCGTTGGTTTGGAGGTGGTACCATGA